Proteins encoded by one window of Maliibacterium massiliense:
- a CDS encoding InlB B-repeat-containing protein translates to MKKKILSILVGLVLIVGLTPTMALAAGGTACQQGDACTTHEAAIGSTHYDTLQEALEAGGNVRLLQNVEVHAVITVDKPTVLDLGDYTITNKVEAESPLHVDAESFTVNAGSGGMVIPQDNTSSKGFIEVISASSFTLNGGTYSGNTDSGAFFRLHSGASGAEVKINNVTATTNFEVFNRADTLDTIHVTVSGGSYRVGSRAFMFDVYDCENSPIIFDGVTITADRGPCVDLSGGNSVFSDCNFTVTGNFTGGHPWSRAAIGVAYEGKVTVKSGTYTAQGASMGQNEGYGVYIYTSGGTLHIEGGTFAGTTASLRADVDKNTYGNPSTIHVLDGNFDGDILAPTETGLESIVITDGKFTGITDKTLAQGNNLSVFGGTFDNSVKDFVSNDLEFEHNSNGTYTYHETLQDAMKDVTSNTTISAVHNPAAGGSAYKATLVFNDESGRTIELVADAGGKITLPSIGRGGYIFLGWDDGSDAPIAANQDYTLTEDKTLTGVWKVLTKIKTAAKAATCTQNGNIEYWYCPELQSYFSDEALTKKIALKDTVIAAAHGKTALRNAKEATCIEEGYTGDIVCQICGDVLEQGTIIARKEHTYQEGKCILCGTADPSAKPVEPTPPSGTDAPKTGDSSMLLWCLLLLISGLGVAGTALYRKKTAK, encoded by the coding sequence TTGAAAAAAAAGATTCTCTCAATCCTCGTAGGCCTCGTGCTTATTGTTGGGCTCACCCCGACGATGGCACTGGCGGCTGGCGGAACAGCGTGTCAGCAGGGCGACGCTTGCACTACGCACGAAGCGGCGATTGGTTCGACGCATTATGATACGCTTCAGGAGGCGCTCGAAGCAGGCGGCAATGTGCGGCTGCTTCAAAATGTTGAAGTGCATGCTGTCATAACTGTGGATAAGCCTACGGTACTTGATCTTGGCGATTACACAATTACGAATAAGGTTGAGGCGGAGAGCCCCCTTCATGTAGACGCGGAGAGCTTTACCGTGAACGCGGGAAGCGGCGGCATGGTGATCCCGCAGGACAATACGTCTTCTAAGGGGTTTATCGAGGTCATTTCTGCCAGCAGTTTTACCTTGAACGGTGGTACCTACAGCGGAAACACCGACAGCGGCGCGTTTTTTAGACTTCACAGCGGAGCTTCCGGCGCTGAGGTAAAGATAAACAACGTAACGGCAACAACCAATTTCGAGGTATTTAATCGTGCCGATACACTCGATACAATCCATGTAACGGTCTCCGGCGGAAGCTATCGGGTAGGGTCAAGGGCGTTTATGTTCGATGTGTATGACTGCGAAAATAGCCCCATTATATTTGACGGCGTTACGATTACGGCGGATCGCGGTCCGTGTGTTGATCTCAGCGGCGGGAACAGCGTTTTTTCGGACTGCAACTTTACCGTTACCGGGAACTTTACCGGAGGGCATCCCTGGAGCCGCGCCGCCATTGGCGTTGCTTATGAAGGGAAGGTGACGGTCAAGAGCGGCACCTACACAGCCCAGGGCGCAAGCATGGGGCAGAATGAAGGCTATGGCGTCTATATCTATACGTCCGGCGGGACGCTTCATATAGAGGGCGGCACCTTTGCCGGCACAACCGCATCGCTGAGAGCGGATGTAGATAAGAACACCTACGGGAACCCCTCTACCATTCATGTGCTGGACGGAAATTTTGATGGAGATATACTGGCGCCCACCGAAACAGGATTGGAAAGCATCGTGATTACCGATGGGAAGTTCACGGGTATTACGGACAAAACGCTGGCGCAGGGCAATAACCTCTCTGTCTTTGGCGGCACATTCGACAACTCGGTGAAAGATTTTGTCTCCAATGACCTGGAATTCGAGCACAACAGCAATGGGACGTACACTTACCATGAAACCCTGCAGGACGCCATGAAAGACGTGACCTCCAATACGACCATCTCGGCAGTGCATAACCCGGCGGCAGGCGGCAGCGCCTATAAGGCCACGCTGGTCTTTAACGATGAATCAGGCAGGACCATCGAGCTTGTTGCGGATGCGGGCGGAAAGATTACCCTTCCCAGCATTGGCCGCGGCGGATACATATTCCTGGGCTGGGATGATGGCAGCGATGCGCCGATTGCGGCGAACCAGGATTATACGCTTACAGAAGATAAGACGCTTACCGGTGTATGGAAAGTGCTCACAAAGATAAAAACCGCGGCGAAAGCGGCCACCTGTACGCAGAACGGCAATATCGAATACTGGTACTGCCCGGAACTGCAATCATATTTCAGCGATGAAGCATTGACGAAGAAAATCGCGCTGAAAGACACTGTGATTGCTGCGGCACATGGAAAGACTGCGCTTCGGAACGCCAAGGAAGCCACCTGCATAGAAGAAGGTTACACGGGTGATATCGTTTGCCAGATATGCGGTGATGTGCTTGAACAGGGTACGATCATTGCCAGGAAGGAGCATACCTATCAGGAGGGGAAGTGCATCCTTTGCGGCACGGCAGACCCGAGCGCAAAGCCGGTTGAGCCGACGCCCCCTTCCGGCACGGATGCGCCGAAGACAGGGGACAGCAGCATGTTGCTCTGGTGCTTGCTCCTGCTGATAAGCGGCTTGGGCGTTGCTGGCACGGCGCTGTACCGGAAAAAGACGGCTAAGTAA
- the hisZ gene encoding ATP phosphoribosyltransferase regulatory subunit — protein sequence MRKWKIHIPEGVQDYLPEECYAKRQMEQAIRALWRRSGYREIETPTFEYYDVFGTGIGAMDAEQVFKFFDDHGRILALRPDMTMPIARIVSTRMADAPTPLRLFYIGSAFGYDVSRSGQQREFSQAGIELLGAAGAAADAEVIASAIAAMRCAGLRDFQLDLGQVAFFKGLMEEAGLDEAQAEEVRALVEEKNQLGLELLLKQLSISGAVKARIMQLPMLYGGPEVLGEAQKLTRHPACIAAIDNLRAVYAILQDIGMAQYVSIDLGMLQRANYYSGVIFRGLSDRLGYPMLSGGRYDKLLGSFGRPMPATGFALGLKRLLIALERQGGLQAPPASNVLVGFAPQARAVAFAKMQAMRDAGLIVEQYLEEDEAGMRAYAQARGIARCMYFAADNTVRTYGEEEAE from the coding sequence ATGCGCAAGTGGAAGATCCACATTCCCGAGGGTGTGCAGGACTATCTGCCTGAGGAATGCTATGCCAAGCGGCAGATGGAGCAGGCCATCCGCGCGCTGTGGCGCAGAAGCGGTTACCGTGAGATCGAAACGCCCACCTTTGAATACTACGATGTGTTCGGCACCGGCATCGGCGCGATGGACGCCGAGCAGGTTTTTAAGTTTTTTGACGACCACGGGCGCATCCTTGCGCTGCGGCCAGATATGACGATGCCCATCGCGCGCATCGTAAGCACCCGCATGGCGGATGCGCCGACGCCGCTTCGGCTGTTTTACATCGGCAGCGCCTTCGGCTACGATGTGTCGCGTTCCGGCCAGCAGCGCGAGTTTTCCCAGGCAGGCATCGAGCTGCTGGGCGCGGCGGGCGCGGCGGCGGACGCGGAGGTGATCGCCTCTGCCATCGCGGCGATGCGCTGTGCGGGCCTGCGCGATTTTCAGCTGGATTTGGGTCAGGTGGCCTTCTTTAAGGGCCTGATGGAGGAAGCGGGGCTGGACGAGGCGCAGGCTGAGGAAGTGCGCGCGTTGGTGGAAGAAAAAAATCAGCTGGGGCTGGAGCTGCTGCTCAAGCAGCTGTCCATCTCGGGCGCCGTCAAAGCGCGCATCATGCAGCTGCCCATGCTCTATGGTGGGCCGGAGGTGCTGGGTGAGGCGCAGAAGCTGACGCGCCATCCGGCATGCATCGCCGCCATCGACAATCTGCGCGCGGTTTACGCCATCCTGCAGGATATCGGTATGGCGCAGTATGTGTCCATCGATTTGGGCATGCTGCAGCGGGCCAATTACTATTCCGGCGTGATCTTCCGGGGCCTGAGCGACCGGCTGGGTTATCCCATGCTCTCGGGCGGACGCTACGATAAGCTGCTGGGCAGCTTCGGCCGGCCCATGCCCGCCACGGGCTTTGCACTGGGCCTCAAGCGGCTGCTGATTGCGCTGGAGCGTCAGGGCGGCCTGCAGGCGCCGCCCGCAAGCAACGTGCTGGTGGGCTTTGCGCCCCAGGCGCGCGCCGTGGCCTTTGCAAAAATGCAGGCCATGCGCGATGCCGGATTGATTGTGGAGCAGTACCTGGAGGAGGACGAGGCGGGGATGCGCGCGTACGCCCAGGCACGCGGCATTGCGCGCTGCATGTACTTTGCCGCGGATAACACCGTGCGCACCTACGGCGAAGAGGAGGCGGAATAA
- a CDS encoding alpha/beta-type small acid-soluble spore protein produces MARNNVMVPEAKQALDNMKYEIAKELGVNMKQDYNGDLTARENGSVGGGMVQKMIMQYQNSMSNK; encoded by the coding sequence ATGGCTCGTAACAACGTGATGGTCCCTGAGGCCAAGCAGGCGCTTGACAACATGAAGTATGAGATTGCCAAGGAGCTGGGCGTGAACATGAAACAGGACTATAACGGCGACCTGACGGCCCGTGAAAACGGCAGCGTCGGCGGCGGTATGGTGCAGAAGATGATCATGCAGTATCAGAACAGCATGAGCAACAAATAA
- the hisIE gene encoding bifunctional phosphoribosyl-AMP cyclohydrolase/phosphoribosyl-ATP diphosphatase HisIE, giving the protein MLKPIAQQDIANLVWNEAGLIPAVAQDVETGAVLMLAYVNEEALRKSVETGYAHYYSRSRQQLWKKGETSGHLQRLRAVYYDCDGDALLYKVAQTGAACHTGQYTCFHNLLCQGEADKTTARSCRVLQEVFDTITDRRNHPVEGSYTNYLFRKGVDKICKKIGEESSEVIIAAKNDVPAEIRLEAADLLYHLMVLLVDRGMTLEDVYAELEGRVGKGHEKTYK; this is encoded by the coding sequence ATGTTAAAGCCGATAGCACAACAGGATATAGCGAACTTAGTGTGGAACGAGGCGGGGCTCATCCCCGCGGTTGCGCAGGATGTGGAGACGGGCGCGGTGCTGATGCTCGCCTATGTCAACGAGGAGGCGCTGCGCAAAAGCGTGGAGACGGGCTATGCACACTACTACAGCCGCAGCCGGCAGCAGCTCTGGAAAAAGGGGGAGACGAGCGGCCATCTGCAGCGCCTTCGCGCGGTATACTACGATTGCGACGGGGACGCGCTGCTCTACAAGGTAGCGCAGACAGGCGCGGCCTGCCATACGGGGCAATACACCTGTTTTCACAACCTGCTTTGCCAGGGCGAGGCAGATAAAACGACCGCGCGATCCTGCCGCGTGCTGCAGGAGGTGTTCGATACCATCACTGACCGGCGCAACCACCCCGTGGAGGGTTCCTACACCAACTATCTCTTCCGCAAGGGCGTCGATAAGATCTGCAAAAAGATCGGCGAGGAATCCAGCGAGGTGATCATCGCCGCGAAAAACGACGTGCCCGCGGAAATCCGGCTGGAGGCAGCGGATTTGCTGTACCATCTCATGGTGCTGTTGGTGGATCGCGGCATGACGCTTGAGGACGTCTACGCCGAGCTGGAAGGCCGCGTGGGCAAGGGTCACGAGAAAACCTACAAGTGA
- the hisG gene encoding ATP phosphoribosyltransferase: protein MLRIALAKGRLLEDTLPLLEQSGVDCTVLRTQSRKLILRDEVQQLEFILVKPTDVPTYVEYGAADMGVAGKDTLMEVNCPLYEMLDLDIAKCRMCVCGYTGGRRNVTRSLRRVATKYPNIARQYYAGKGETVEIIKLNGSIELGPMVGLSDVIVDIVQTGSTLVANGLEVLEEICPISARVVVNRVSLKTKGARIKQLIGGMRQAVERAKKQ from the coding sequence ATGCTGCGTATTGCGCTTGCCAAGGGCAGGCTGCTGGAGGATACCCTGCCGCTGCTGGAGCAGAGCGGCGTGGACTGCACGGTGCTGCGCACCCAATCGCGCAAGCTGATTTTGCGCGACGAGGTGCAGCAGCTGGAGTTTATCCTGGTCAAACCCACCGACGTGCCCACCTATGTGGAATATGGCGCGGCGGACATGGGCGTGGCGGGCAAGGACACGCTAATGGAGGTCAACTGCCCGCTCTATGAGATGCTTGATCTGGATATCGCCAAGTGCCGCATGTGCGTGTGCGGGTATACGGGCGGGCGGCGCAACGTCACGCGCTCGCTGCGGCGTGTGGCCACCAAATACCCCAACATCGCCCGGCAGTACTATGCGGGCAAGGGGGAGACGGTGGAGATCATTAAACTCAACGGCTCCATAGAGCTGGGGCCCATGGTGGGGCTATCCGACGTGATTGTGGATATCGTGCAGACTGGCTCCACCCTAGTGGCCAACGGCCTGGAGGTGCTGGAGGAGATCTGCCCGATCTCGGCGCGCGTGGTGGTCAACCGCGTCAGTTTAAAGACCAAGGGCGCGCGCATCAAGCAGCTGATCGGCGGCATGCGCCAGGCAGTGGAAAGGGCGAAAAAGCAATGA
- a CDS encoding alpha/beta-type small acid-soluble spore protein, producing MDNNQNSKKNMGNLKYEVANELGVNLKKGYNGDMTSRDAGSIGGGMVQKMINAVERSMSNK from the coding sequence ATGGACAACAACCAGAACAGCAAGAAGAACATGGGCAACCTGAAGTACGAAGTTGCCAACGAGCTGGGCGTGAACCTGAAAAAGGGTTACAACGGTGATATGACCTCGCGCGACGCGGGTTCTATCGGTGGTGGCATGGTGCAGAAGATGATCAACGCAGTTGAGCGTTCGATGTCCAACAAATAA
- the hisD gene encoding histidinol dehydrogenase, whose translation MSRIFDYSDPAQRQQAQARLFSRSQLQDDTVRDTVREVLANVRARGDAALIEYGARFDGVTLAPAQLRVTQQEIDAAYARMDGELLATIRRALANIQAFHAKQKQRGWMDFDGEKALGQMVRPIESVGVYVPGGRAAYPSSVLMNIVPAKVAGVARIVMATPPDKEGHAFYQSIVCAVEAGADEIYKVGGAQAIGALAYGTESIRPVDKIVGPGNIFVANAKREVYGHVGIDMIAGPSEVLIVSDDSSDPVQIAADLLSQAEHDPLAAVMLVTTSRKLAEQAEASLLAQVKNLARSAIAAQSYDNYGTIVVVDSLQQAMDIANRVAPEHLELAVRDPFALLGAVKNAGSIFLGHYAPEPLGDYFAGPNHVLPTSGTARFASALTVDDFIKKSSVLYYSKEALAACWQDVSRFARCEGLSAHARAVELRFNREEDLDA comes from the coding sequence ATGAGCAGGATTTTTGATTACAGCGATCCGGCGCAGCGGCAGCAGGCACAGGCGCGCCTGTTTTCCCGCTCCCAGCTGCAGGACGATACCGTGCGCGACACGGTGCGCGAGGTGCTTGCAAATGTCCGCGCGCGGGGCGATGCGGCGCTTATAGAATACGGCGCGCGTTTTGACGGCGTCACGCTTGCGCCTGCGCAGCTGCGCGTCACGCAGCAGGAGATCGATGCGGCCTACGCCCGGATGGATGGCGAGCTGCTCGCCACCATCCGGCGGGCGCTTGCCAATATCCAGGCCTTTCATGCGAAGCAGAAGCAGCGCGGCTGGATGGATTTTGACGGCGAGAAGGCATTGGGCCAGATGGTGCGCCCCATCGAAAGCGTGGGTGTGTACGTGCCCGGCGGCCGCGCGGCGTACCCTTCCAGCGTGCTGATGAACATCGTGCCCGCTAAGGTGGCGGGAGTGGCGCGCATCGTGATGGCCACCCCACCGGATAAAGAAGGGCACGCCTTCTACCAGAGCATTGTATGCGCGGTGGAAGCGGGCGCAGACGAAATCTACAAGGTGGGCGGCGCCCAGGCCATCGGCGCGCTCGCCTATGGCACAGAGAGCATCCGCCCGGTGGATAAGATCGTGGGGCCGGGCAACATCTTTGTAGCCAATGCCAAGCGCGAGGTGTACGGCCATGTGGGCATTGACATGATCGCCGGCCCCAGCGAGGTGCTGATCGTCTCGGACGATTCCTCCGACCCCGTGCAGATAGCGGCGGACTTGCTCTCCCAGGCGGAGCACGACCCGTTGGCCGCGGTGATGCTCGTCACCACCAGCCGGAAGCTGGCTGAGCAGGCGGAAGCCTCGCTGCTTGCGCAGGTGAAAAACCTTGCGCGCAGCGCCATCGCGGCGCAGTCGTATGATAACTACGGCACCATCGTGGTGGTGGACAGCCTGCAGCAGGCCATGGACATCGCCAACCGCGTGGCGCCCGAGCATCTGGAGCTGGCGGTGCGCGACCCGTTTGCGCTGTTGGGCGCGGTCAAAAACGCGGGATCCATCTTCCTTGGCCACTACGCGCCTGAGCCGCTGGGCGATTATTTTGCCGGTCCCAACCACGTGCTGCCCACAAGCGGCACGGCCCGCTTTGCTTCCGCGCTTACGGTGGACGATTTCATTAAGAAGTCGTCGGTGCTATACTATAGCAAGGAGGCGCTGGCCGCATGCTGGCAGGATGTGTCGCGCTTTGCGCGCTGCGAGGGACTGAGTGCCCACGCCCGCGCGGTGGAGCTGCGCTTTAACAGGGAGGAAGATTTGGATGCGTGA
- the hisA gene encoding 1-(5-phosphoribosyl)-5-[(5-phosphoribosylamino)methylideneamino]imidazole-4-carboxamide isomerase, which translates to MIVYPAIDLKQGRCVRLLQGRMQDATVYGEDPAAMARRWASGGAQALHVVDLDGAFDGAGRNIDAVRAIARAVDIPVQLGGGIRSMEDIHFRLEDVGVAKVILGTVAVEQPALVREACARYPGRIIAGIDAKDGFVAVRGWVQQGTVRPLDLALDMREAGVDTVIYTDISRDGMLVGANVEATARLVQGTGMRVIASGGIGSLADIARIKEAGCAGVIVGKALYAGAVTLADALALQ; encoded by the coding sequence ATGATCGTATATCCGGCGATAGATTTAAAACAGGGGCGCTGCGTGCGCCTGCTGCAGGGCCGCATGCAGGATGCCACCGTGTATGGTGAAGATCCGGCCGCCATGGCGCGCAGATGGGCATCTGGCGGCGCGCAGGCGCTGCACGTGGTGGATTTGGACGGCGCGTTTGACGGCGCGGGCAGAAATATCGATGCGGTGCGGGCCATCGCGCGCGCTGTCGATATACCCGTACAGCTGGGCGGTGGTATCCGCAGCATGGAGGATATCCACTTCCGTCTGGAGGACGTGGGCGTGGCCAAGGTGATCCTGGGCACCGTGGCGGTGGAACAGCCGGCGCTGGTGCGCGAGGCGTGCGCCCGCTACCCGGGGCGCATCATCGCGGGCATCGATGCAAAAGACGGCTTTGTGGCGGTGCGCGGCTGGGTGCAGCAGGGCACGGTGCGGCCGCTTGACCTGGCGCTGGATATGCGGGAGGCGGGTGTGGATACCGTGATTTACACGGATATCTCCCGCGACGGCATGCTGGTGGGCGCAAACGTGGAGGCTACGGCGCGCCTGGTGCAGGGCACGGGCATGCGCGTCATTGCATCGGGCGGCATTGGCTCGCTTGCGGATATTGCGCGCATCAAGGAGGCGGGCTGCGCGGGCGTCATTGTGGGCAAGGCGCTCTATGCGGGCGCGGTGACCCTTGCGGATGCGCTCGCATTGCAATAA
- the hisB gene encoding imidazoleglycerol-phosphate dehydratase HisB, which produces MREGRVMRKTRETDITAAINLDGAGAVDLKSGIGFFDHMLELFAKHGLFDVDVLCDGDLSVDGHHSVEDIGIALGQAFAQAVGDKRGIARYGTASVPMDEALAIVTLDISARPLLVLQMEPLSGMVGAFDAQLLEEFLRAFATHAALTLHVQVPYGHNTHHIIEAVFKALGRALRQAVTIDPRVQGVPSSKGVL; this is translated from the coding sequence ATGCGTGAGGGACGCGTGATGCGCAAGACGCGCGAGACGGATATTACCGCGGCCATCAATCTGGATGGCGCAGGCGCGGTGGATTTAAAGAGCGGCATCGGCTTTTTTGACCATATGCTGGAGCTCTTTGCCAAGCACGGGCTATTTGACGTGGACGTGCTGTGCGACGGCGATCTATCGGTGGACGGACACCACAGCGTGGAGGATATCGGCATCGCGCTGGGGCAGGCGTTTGCCCAGGCGGTGGGTGATAAACGGGGTATTGCGCGCTATGGCACAGCGTCTGTGCCCATGGACGAGGCATTGGCGATTGTGACGCTGGACATCAGCGCGCGGCCGCTGCTTGTGCTGCAGATGGAGCCTCTCTCGGGCATGGTGGGCGCGTTCGACGCCCAGCTGCTGGAGGAGTTCCTGCGCGCGTTTGCCACGCACGCGGCGCTGACGCTGCACGTGCAGGTGCCCTACGGGCACAATACGCACCACATCATCGAGGCGGTTTTCAAGGCGCTGGGACGCGCGCTGCGCCAAGCGGTGACAATCGACCCGCGCGTGCAGGGCGTGCCCTCCAGCAAGGGTGTGCTGTAA